In Morganella morganii, the following are encoded in one genomic region:
- a CDS encoding YbaK/EbsC family protein, protein MTTFDKITRLLDSRAVSFEVIEHPAEGRSDAISKIRGNKLSQAAKAMVLQVTGSTPDIRYVLAIVPGDCKVNFKNAAKLAGGKKASFAAPETAQALTGCPMGAVPPFSFNDELTLYVDKRLTGAGRVFFNAGELVRSVSLAADDYFSVIGHDRIADIAVPPAAE, encoded by the coding sequence ATGACAACATTTGACAAAATTACCCGTTTACTGGATTCACGGGCGGTTTCCTTTGAGGTGATCGAACATCCGGCGGAAGGCCGTTCTGATGCGATAAGTAAAATCAGGGGAAATAAACTGAGCCAGGCGGCGAAAGCGATGGTGTTACAGGTTACCGGCAGCACACCGGACATCCGCTATGTGCTGGCGATTGTGCCGGGCGACTGCAAAGTCAATTTTAAAAATGCCGCGAAACTGGCGGGCGGGAAGAAAGCCTCATTTGCCGCACCGGAAACAGCACAGGCGCTGACCGGCTGCCCGATGGGTGCGGTCCCGCCGTTCAGCTTTAATGACGAACTGACGCTCTATGTTGATAAGCGTCTGACCGGTGCCGGACGGGTATTTTTTAATGCCGGTGAACTGGTGAGATCGGTGTCTCTGGCAGCGGATGACTATTTCAGTGTGATCGGTCATGATCGCATTGCGGATATTGCGGTACCTCCCGCCGCAGAATAA
- the agp gene encoding bifunctional glucose-1-phosphatase/inositol phosphatase → MKKTLLTLSLAAALLTPALPAFADTSSADMTLEQVLVMSRHNLRTPIVNTGILTEITDKTWPAWDAQSGYLTTKGGALEVYMGHYFREWLDENKLLPDTLCPTGEKELNVYANSLQRTIATAQFFTAGAFPGCTVTVNHQPEIGTMDPVFNPIITNDSAEFKQTALAAMESHYKGLDLTPGYQALNKVLNIKDSEQCKTNKLCSLADGKNSFIIEAGKEPGVKGPLKMANSAVDAIDLQYYEGFPADQVAWGEVTTPEQWTALNTLKNGYQESLFTPRIIAKNVAHPLLNYINQHFAAAAPGSEAKFTFLAGHDSNIASLLSALEFKPYQLPEQYEHTPIGGKLVFQRWTNKADNKSYVKIDYIYQSSDQLRNNSYLSLKTPPQKVTLELKNCPVDKNGYCGWETFQKVMKDSLSE, encoded by the coding sequence ATGAAAAAAACCTTACTGACGCTTTCACTTGCAGCCGCATTACTGACTCCCGCCCTGCCCGCTTTTGCTGATACCTCCTCCGCTGATATGACACTGGAACAGGTTCTGGTGATGAGCCGCCACAACCTGCGCACGCCGATTGTGAATACCGGTATTCTGACCGAAATCACCGATAAAACCTGGCCTGCGTGGGATGCGCAGAGCGGTTATCTGACCACCAAAGGCGGCGCACTGGAAGTCTATATGGGCCACTATTTCCGCGAGTGGCTGGATGAGAACAAACTGCTGCCGGACACCCTGTGCCCGACCGGTGAAAAAGAGCTGAATGTCTACGCCAACAGCCTTCAGCGCACGATTGCCACCGCGCAGTTCTTTACCGCCGGTGCTTTCCCGGGCTGTACCGTCACCGTGAACCACCAGCCGGAAATCGGCACCATGGATCCGGTGTTTAACCCGATCATCACCAATGACAGCGCAGAGTTTAAACAGACTGCCCTCGCTGCAATGGAGAGTCATTATAAAGGGCTGGATCTGACACCGGGTTATCAGGCACTGAATAAGGTGCTGAATATCAAAGACTCAGAACAGTGCAAAACCAACAAACTCTGTTCACTGGCCGACGGCAAAAACAGCTTTATTATTGAAGCCGGCAAAGAGCCGGGCGTGAAAGGCCCGCTGAAAATGGCAAACTCTGCGGTGGATGCCATCGACCTGCAATATTATGAAGGTTTCCCGGCAGACCAGGTCGCCTGGGGCGAAGTCACCACGCCGGAGCAGTGGACTGCGCTGAATACCCTGAAAAACGGCTATCAGGAATCTCTTTTCACCCCGCGTATTATCGCGAAAAACGTGGCACATCCGCTGCTGAACTATATTAATCAGCACTTTGCCGCCGCTGCGCCGGGCAGTGAAGCGAAATTTACCTTCCTGGCCGGGCATGATTCCAATATCGCCTCCCTGCTCTCCGCCCTGGAATTTAAACCGTATCAGTTGCCGGAACAGTATGAACATACGCCAATCGGCGGCAAATTAGTGTTCCAGCGCTGGACAAATAAAGCGGATAATAAATCCTATGTGAAGATTGATTATATTTACCAGTCATCTGATCAGCTGCGGAATAACAGTTATCTTTCTTTAAAAACTCCGCCGCAAAAAGTCACACTGGAACTGAAAAACTGTCCGGTTGATAAAAACGGCTATTGCGGATGGGAAACTTTCCAAAAAGTAATGAAAGACAGTTTATCCGAATAA
- the sgrR gene encoding HTH-type transcriptional regulator SgrR yields the protein MSTPRLQHQFIRLWQHHQGQETDTTLQEIADILHCSRRHVRSLLSSMQTAGWLSWQAETGRGKRSRLCFLQSGRDLQHARAEQLIEQDNIEKLVAMVNDKDAMRQMVLSQLERSFRQGKSLLRIVYYRPFYNLLPGSPLRRSEVHLLSQIFNGLTAINEENGEAVPALAHHWQQTGDKQWRFWLRPAIFFHHGRELQMVDIISSFERLRDTHRLFSHIRTVRSDMPYIIDITLNETDSWFPVLTGSPHAAILPHEWQELPDFARHPVGTGPYQVICNNDRKLTIRAFDHYYGFRALLDEVSVLVVPELEEKMVCTTLHIGADGPERDSLDSRMEEGCYFLLHDTRSAKGEREDIRRWLNSLMTPVNLLYHCEPLYQRHWWPAYGLLLRWHHSKLIPPCEKPADLTELTLTYYQDHHEYHAIGKLLQQLLAEQGVKLTINITDYDTWFNGDCDSDFWLATANFYKPLDFSVFATLYELPLLRRCLGDDLRAPLKQWRQRSLSLAAWCEQVIDRQMLFPLFHHWLELQGQRSMRGVKMNTFGWFDFKSAWFIPPES from the coding sequence ATGAGCACACCACGCCTCCAGCACCAGTTTATCCGCCTGTGGCAGCATCATCAGGGACAGGAGACCGATACCACGCTTCAGGAGATCGCCGATATCCTGCATTGTTCCCGCCGTCATGTCCGCTCTCTGCTCAGCAGTATGCAGACAGCGGGCTGGCTCAGCTGGCAGGCAGAAACCGGACGGGGTAAGCGCTCACGTCTCTGTTTTCTGCAAAGCGGACGGGACCTCCAGCACGCCCGTGCCGAACAGCTGATCGAACAGGACAATATCGAAAAACTGGTGGCGATGGTCAATGATAAGGACGCGATGCGCCAGATGGTGTTATCCCAGCTGGAGCGCAGCTTCCGGCAGGGAAAAAGTCTGCTGCGCATTGTCTATTACCGACCTTTTTATAATTTACTGCCCGGCTCGCCGCTACGCCGCTCGGAAGTCCATCTGCTGAGCCAGATTTTTAACGGACTGACGGCAATAAATGAGGAAAACGGGGAAGCTGTCCCGGCGCTGGCGCATCACTGGCAGCAGACCGGCGACAAACAGTGGCGTTTCTGGCTGCGCCCGGCGATATTTTTCCATCACGGCCGTGAGTTGCAGATGGTGGATATCATTTCCTCTTTTGAGCGCCTGCGTGACACACATCGGCTGTTCAGCCATATCCGCACTGTCCGTTCCGATATGCCTTACATTATCGATATCACACTGAATGAGACCGACAGCTGGTTCCCGGTACTGACCGGCAGCCCGCACGCCGCCATTCTGCCCCATGAATGGCAGGAACTGCCGGATTTTGCCCGCCACCCTGTCGGCACCGGCCCGTATCAGGTGATCTGTAACAATGACCGCAAACTGACAATCCGTGCCTTTGACCACTATTACGGCTTCCGTGCCCTGCTCGACGAAGTTTCTGTACTGGTGGTGCCGGAGCTGGAAGAAAAAATGGTCTGCACCACCCTGCATATCGGTGCGGACGGGCCGGAGCGGGATTCTCTCGACAGCCGGATGGAGGAAGGATGCTATTTCCTGCTGCACGACACGCGTTCAGCAAAAGGAGAGCGGGAAGATATCCGCCGCTGGCTCAACAGCCTGATGACCCCCGTCAATCTGCTCTATCACTGTGAACCCCTGTATCAGCGCCACTGGTGGCCGGCTTACGGGCTGCTGCTGCGCTGGCATCACAGCAAACTTATCCCGCCCTGTGAAAAACCGGCTGACCTGACAGAGCTGACACTGACCTATTATCAGGATCATCACGAATACCATGCTATCGGCAAATTATTGCAGCAGTTACTGGCAGAACAGGGTGTAAAACTGACGATTAATATCACTGATTACGACACCTGGTTTAACGGCGATTGTGACAGTGATTTCTGGCTGGCGACCGCCAACTTTTATAAGCCGCTGGATTTTTCGGTTTTCGCCACCCTGTACGAGCTGCCGCTGCTGCGCCGCTGTCTGGGCGATGATCTGCGTGCGCCGCTGAAGCAATGGCGGCAGCGTTCCCTGTCTCTGGCGGCATGGTGTGAGCAGGTCATTGACAGGCAGATGCTGTTCCCGCTGTTCCATCACTGGCTTGAATTACAGGGGCAGCGCAGTATGCGGGGCGTCAAAATGAATACCTTCGGCTGGTTTGATTTTAAATCCGCCTGGTTTATCCCCCCGGAAAGTTAA
- the fabV gene encoding enoyl-ACP reductase FabV, with product MIIKPKIRGFICTTAHPAGCEAHVREQIARVKSCGELKNGPKKVLVIGASTGYGLASRINAAFGSGAATIGVFFEKPGSENKTGSAGWYNAAAFDKAAKEEGLYAKSINGDAFSDECRQNVIDLIKQDLDQIDLVVYSLASPVRKMPETGEIVRSALKPIGEPYKSVALDTNKDVLIEAVVEPANEQEIADTVKVMGGQDWELWMNALEEAGVLADNAQSVAYSYIGTDLTWPIYWHGTLGKAKEDLDRAAAAINQKLQAKGGAAYVAVLKSVVTQASSAIPVMPLYISIVFKIMKEKGIHEGCIEQTQRLFATKLFNGSAPETDEKQRLRLDDWELRDDVQNTCREIWQQLTDDNINDLTDYQGYKAEFLRLFGFGLDGVDYDADLSGEVNFDVKELV from the coding sequence ATGATTATCAAACCTAAAATTCGTGGTTTTATCTGCACTACCGCTCACCCGGCGGGCTGTGAAGCCCATGTTCGTGAGCAAATCGCCCGTGTGAAATCCTGCGGCGAACTGAAAAACGGGCCTAAAAAGGTTCTGGTGATTGGTGCATCCACCGGTTACGGTCTGGCTTCCCGTATCAATGCCGCTTTCGGCAGCGGTGCAGCGACTATCGGTGTATTTTTTGAAAAGCCGGGCAGTGAAAACAAAACCGGTTCTGCCGGCTGGTACAACGCAGCCGCTTTTGATAAAGCCGCCAAAGAAGAAGGCCTGTATGCAAAAAGCATTAACGGTGATGCCTTCTCTGATGAATGCCGTCAGAACGTTATTGATTTAATTAAACAGGATCTGGATCAGATCGATCTGGTTGTTTATTCTCTGGCATCTCCGGTCCGCAAAATGCCGGAAACCGGTGAAATTGTCCGTTCCGCCCTGAAACCTATCGGCGAACCGTACAAATCTGTCGCGCTCGATACCAACAAAGACGTGCTGATCGAAGCCGTTGTTGAACCGGCCAATGAGCAGGAAATCGCAGACACCGTTAAAGTCATGGGCGGCCAGGACTGGGAACTGTGGATGAATGCATTAGAGGAAGCCGGTGTTCTGGCGGATAATGCACAGTCTGTTGCCTACTCCTATATCGGTACCGATTTAACATGGCCGATTTACTGGCACGGTACGCTGGGCAAAGCAAAAGAAGATTTGGATCGCGCAGCAGCAGCGATTAATCAGAAACTGCAGGCCAAAGGCGGCGCGGCGTATGTTGCCGTTCTGAAATCTGTCGTGACTCAGGCCTCTTCCGCTATTCCTGTTATGCCGTTATATATCTCTATCGTGTTTAAGATCATGAAAGAGAAAGGCATTCACGAAGGTTGTATTGAACAGACTCAGCGCTTATTTGCTACTAAACTGTTTAACGGTTCTGCGCCGGAAACCGATGAAAAACAGCGTCTGCGCCTGGATGACTGGGAATTACGCGATGATGTGCAGAACACCTGCCGTGAAATCTGGCAGCAGCTGACAGATGATAATATCAACGATTTAACCGACTATCAGGGCTATAAAGCGGAGTTCCTCCGTTTATTCGGCTTTGGTCTCGATGGCGTTGATTATGATGCTGATTTAAGCGGTGAAGTTAACTTCGACGTGAAAGAATTAGTATAA
- the mutH gene encoding DNA mismatch repair endonuclease MutH: MTQLFQPPLPPASESELLSRAQSLAGATFGELAGCAGIPVPPDLRRDKGWVGMLLEYWLGADAGSKAEQDFAHLGVELKTIPVDESGVPLETTFVCVAPLTGNSGVTWADCHVRHKLSRVLWVPVEGARHIPLAERRVGSPLLWSPSEEEERLLRADWEELMDMIVLGKVEQITARHGQVMQIRPKAANSRALTEAIGPHGQTIQTLPRGFYLKKNFTAPLLKRYFRC; encoded by the coding sequence ATGACACAACTTTTTCAGCCGCCGTTACCCCCGGCCAGTGAATCAGAGCTGCTCAGCCGCGCCCAATCCCTTGCCGGTGCCACTTTCGGTGAGCTGGCAGGCTGTGCCGGTATACCGGTGCCGCCGGATCTGCGTCGCGATAAAGGCTGGGTCGGCATGCTGCTGGAATACTGGCTGGGCGCGGATGCAGGCAGCAAGGCAGAGCAGGATTTTGCTCACCTCGGGGTGGAGCTGAAAACCATTCCGGTGGATGAATCCGGCGTGCCGCTGGAAACCACCTTTGTCTGTGTCGCCCCGCTGACCGGCAACAGCGGCGTTACCTGGGCGGATTGTCATGTGCGTCATAAGCTCTCCCGCGTGCTGTGGGTGCCGGTGGAAGGTGCGCGTCATATCCCGCTGGCAGAGCGCCGTGTCGGTTCACCGCTGCTGTGGTCGCCGTCGGAGGAGGAGGAACGCCTGCTGCGCGCGGACTGGGAAGAGCTGATGGATATGATTGTGCTGGGGAAAGTGGAGCAGATCACCGCCCGTCATGGTCAGGTAATGCAGATCCGCCCGAAAGCAGCCAACAGCCGGGCACTCACAGAAGCTATCGGTCCGCACGGGCAAACGATACAAACACTGCCCAGAGGCTTTTATCTGAAGAAAAATTTCACCGCACCTTTACTTAAGCGCTATTTCCGGTGCTGA
- a CDS encoding GNAT family N-acetyltransferase: MEYCVAELTDMDQVKALLKRYHLTTISDEDKPDGFVTTQMSDEQMTDLIENEQGLFVAKQDGKVVAFVMAASWQYWSPWPLFAHMIDKLGDYEFAGQTLTTENSYQYGPVCIDASLRGQGVLEGLFAFALEKMSQRFDILVTFINKVNPRSYAAHTRKLGLTVLDEFGFNNNHYYWLVCETR, encoded by the coding sequence ATGGAATATTGTGTTGCTGAACTGACGGATATGGATCAGGTAAAAGCCTTATTAAAACGTTATCATCTGACCACCATCAGTGATGAAGACAAGCCGGACGGTTTTGTCACCACACAGATGAGTGATGAACAGATGACGGATCTGATTGAAAACGAGCAGGGATTATTTGTCGCCAAACAGGACGGAAAGGTGGTGGCGTTTGTGATGGCGGCATCCTGGCAGTACTGGTCACCGTGGCCGCTGTTTGCCCATATGATTGATAAACTGGGTGATTATGAGTTTGCCGGTCAGACGCTGACCACAGAGAACTCGTATCAGTACGGCCCGGTCTGTATTGATGCATCACTGCGCGGGCAGGGCGTGCTGGAAGGACTGTTTGCTTTTGCACTGGAAAAAATGTCGCAGCGGTTTGATATCCTGGTGACCTTTATCAACAAGGTGAACCCGCGCTCTTATGCCGCGCACACCCGTAAGCTCGGGCTGACGGTGCTGGATGAGTTCGGATTCAATAATAACCATTATTACTGGCTGGTCTGCGAAACCCGCTGA